A portion of the Gossypium arboreum isolate Shixiya-1 chromosome 8, ASM2569848v2, whole genome shotgun sequence genome contains these proteins:
- the LOC108468300 gene encoding protein DETOXIFICATION 49-like, which produces MGGFSSSCKQSLDHENLATIVVQESDMLSTPLNLKILTEQRQDMTSEKTCLSPIIGELNCIANVAFPMVLTGLLLYSRSMISMLFLGRLGELALAGGSLAIGFANITGYSVLSGLAMGMEPICGQAFGAKRFKVLGLTMQKMILMLLLTSIAIASLWFSMKNILLFCGQDENMANEAQSYILYSLPDLLAQSILHPLRTYLRTQSITLPLTYCSTLAILLHIPINYLLVSVLNLGIKGVALGSVWTNFNLVGSLIVYVKISGVYKKTWGGISSDCFKGWKYLLNLSIPSCISVCLEWWWYEIMILLCGLLLNPQATVASMGILIQTTSFIYIFPSSLSFGVSTRVGNELGANNPNKAKLAAIVGLSSSSVLGFSAFLFAILIRKKWAAIFTQDPEIIALTSMVLPILGLCELGNCPQTTGCGVLRGTARPKLGANINLGCFYLVGMPVAVWLSFFAGFDFKGLWLGLLAAQGSCLLTMLFTVIRTDWDFQAWRAQELTREVPVDDDDHANQDGSMKESSGLLHHDKKQKQLTCLI; this is translated from the coding sequence ATGGGGGGCTTCTCCTCATCTTGCAAACAGAGTTTGGATCACGAAAATCTTGCTACAATCGTGGTACAAGAATCAGATATGTTAAGTACTCCTTTGAACCTCAAGATCCTAACAGAACAAAGACAAGACATGACTTCAGAAAAGACTTGTCTGTCTCCAATAATTGGTGAATTGAATTGCATAGCCAACGTAGCTTTCCCGATGGTACTAACGGGGCTGTTGCTCTACTCTCGATCCATGATTTCCATGTTGTTTCTTGGGCGTCTAGGGGAGCTCGCTTTAGCCGGTGGCTCACTGGCTATTGGATTTGCTAACATCACAGGGTACTCCGTTCTCTCTGGCCTTGCCATGGGGATGGAGCCCATCTGTGGTCAAGCTTTTGGTGCCAAAAGATTCAAAGTTCTTGGCCTCACCATGCAAAAAATGATACTTATGCTTCTTTTGACTTCAATTGCCATTGCTTCTTTGTGGTTCAGCATGAAAAATATCCTTCTCTTTTGCGGCCAAGATGAAAATATGGCCAATGAAGCTCAATCCTACATTCTTTATTCTCTTCCAGACCTTCTTGCACAATCCATTTTACACCCTTTGCGTACATATTTGAGGACTCAGTCTATAACTTTGCCTCTCACATACTGTTCGACTCTGGCGATTCTTCTCCACATTCCCATTAATTACCTTCTTGTTTCGGTGCTCAATCTTGGCATCAAAGGCGTTGCTTTGGGGTCCGTTTGGACGAACTTCAATCTCGTAGGTTCGTTGATTGTTTACGTGAAAATCTCCGGGGTGTACAAGAAAACATGGGGTGGAATTTCCTCAGACTGCTTCAAAGGCTGGaaatatttattgaatttatCCATTCCAAGCTGCATTTCAGTTTGCCTGGAATGGTGGTGGTATGAAATCATGATTTTGTTATGTGGGCTGTTGTTAAATCCACAAGCAACTGTTGCTTCAATGGGTATTTTAATTCAAACCACATCTTTTATATACATTTTTCCATCTTCCTTAAGCTTTGGTGTGTCAACAAGAGTCGGAAATGAACTTGGTGCTAACAATCCAAACAAAGCAAAACTAGCTGCAATCGTCGGCCTCTCATCGAGCTCGGTACTCGGATTTTCCGCATTCCTTTTTGCTATATTGATTAGAAAAAAATGGGCTGCAATATTCACCCAAGACCCGGAAATCATCGCCTTAACATCCATGGTTTTGCCTATACTTGGACTTTGTGAGCTCGGAAACTGCCCACAAACAACAGGCTGCGGAGTTTTAAGAGGAACGGCGAGGCCAAAATTAGGAGCAAACATCAACTTGGGATGTTTTTACCTTGTAGGCATGCCAGTTGCAGTGTGGCTAAGTTTCTTCGCAGGGTTTGACTTCAAAGGTCTTTGGCTTGGTCTTCTAGCCGCCCAAGGTTCGTGTTTGCTAACCATGTTGTTCACTGTGATTCGCACCGATTGGGACTTTCAAGCCTGGAGGGCGCAGGAACTGACCAGAGAGGTCCCTGTTGATGATGATGACCACGCCAACCAGGATGGGAGTATGAAAGAATCTTCAGGGTTATTACATCATGACAAAAAACAAAAACAACTTACCTGTCTGATTTGA